From the genome of Burkholderia pyrrocinia:
CATCATGATCGCGTCGGCGAAGCCGCGCAGCAGCATGATCAGCGCGACGATGATGTACATCACGCCGAGTTTCTTGTGGTCGACCGTCGTAAGCCATTCCGTCCACAGCCATTTCCACCGGCCGGTGATCGTCAGCGCGGCGAGAATGCCCAGCACGGCCAGCCCCATGAAGGCACCGGCCACCATGATGATGGGCTGATCGAACGGGATCGCCGATAGTGTGAGTTTGCCGAACATGCGTTACCCCTTCGTGCCGCAGGCGGCGTCCTTCAGGTCGAGGACGTGGCCATCGTTGTATTTCGCGATGATGTTGTGGAAGAGCCGCGGATCGACCGACGAGAAGTAGCGCACGGGCGCCTTCTCGCTCGGCTGCGCGACGGTGCCGTACACGGTCGCGTCGAGCCGGTCCGGCGACGCCTTCACCTTCTGCACCCATGCGTCGAACTGTTCGCGCGGCTCGGCGAGCGTGCGGAACTTCATGTCGGAGAAACCGCGGCCGCTGAAGTTGGCGGACGTGCCCGCGTAGTTGCCGGGCTCGTCGGCGATCAGGTGCAGGCGCGTCTGCATGCCGGCCATCGCGTAGACCTGGCCGCCGAGCTGCGGGATGAAGAACGAGTTCATCACCGAATCCGACGTGATGCGGAAGTTCACCGGCGTGCCGACGGGAATCGCGAGCTGGTTCACCGACGCGATGCCGAGTTCCGGATAGATGAACAGCCACTTCCAGTCGAGCGCGACGACTTCGACGTCGATCGGCTTCACCGACGACTCGAGCGGCTTGTACGGGTCGAGCTCGTGCGTGGTCTTCCACGTGAGCACGCCGAGGAACAGGATGATCAGCGTCGGCACGGTCCAGATCACGACTTCGATCGCGGTCGAGTGCGACCAGTTCGGCGCGTAGGTTGCGTTGCGGTTCGATGCGCGGTAACGCCACGCGAACCACAGCGTAAGCAGGATCACCGGCACGACGACGACCAGCATCGCCCAGGTGGATGTCGCGATCAGCGCCTTTTCGGCGGCACCCACGCTTCCTTTCGGATTTAGTACATCTAAATTACAGCCTGACAGGCTCAGCGCCGCGCCGATTGACATCAGCGCCGACCAGCCTCTTGAAGCTCTTGTTTTCATCACACAGCCCGAGGGTCATTGAATCCGTTTGCGTATGCCCGATGCGCATTCGATCCACGAAAGTGGCCGAATCATACGTCGCGCGAATGCGATGAAAAACCGGTGGATGCGGCAAATCATCATTGCAGAATCTGCCGTGAGTCACATTGTCGCGGGGCAATTTCACGCAGCCGGAAGCGGGCCCGGCGCCGCACGCGCCGGACCGCAATCGATGTGTGCGCAACGATCGCCGCCGTGCGATGCGCCCCGCCCTCGCGGCGTGCCGCGATCAGCCGTGCGTCGACGCCATGTACGACGGTTGCGCGTGCACGGGGCCGTCCGCTGCCGGCACCTTCGAATGGCTGGCTTCGTCGATCAGCTTGCCGACGGTCGGATCGATCGCGTCGGTGAACGGTTTCGGATCGATGCCGATCGCCAGCACGATCAGCGCGAGCGACGCGAACATCACGATCTCGCGACGGTTCAGGTCGGCGAGCTTCGCGATCCGCTGGCTCTCAACCTTGCCGAACACGACGCGCTTGAGCATCCACAGCGTGTACGACGCGCTGAGGATCAGCGTCAGCGCGGCGATTGCGCCGATCCAGAAGTTGAAACGAATCGCGCCCATGATGACCATGAACTCGCCGACGAACCCCGACGTGCCCGGCAGGCCGACGTTGGCCATCGCGAACAGCAGCGTGAAGGTCGCGAAACGCGGCATCACGCCCGCCACCCCGCCGTACGCGGCAATCTCGCGCTGCTTCGTGCGATCGACGAGCACGTTCACGCACAGCAGCATCGCGCCGGCGACGAAGCCGTACGACACGAGCTGCACGATCGCGCCTTCGACGCCGATCCGGTTGAACAGGAACAACCCGAGCGTGACGATACCCATGTGGGCGACCGTCGAGTACGCGAGCAGCTTGCCGAGATCGGTCTGCGCGAGCGCGATCAGGCTCGCATAGACGATCGCGAACAGCGACAGCGCGA
Proteins encoded in this window:
- the cyoA gene encoding ubiquinol oxidase subunit II, with translation MKTRASRGWSALMSIGAALSLSGCNLDVLNPKGSVGAAEKALIATSTWAMLVVVVPVILLTLWFAWRYRASNRNATYAPNWSHSTAIEVVIWTVPTLIILFLGVLTWKTTHELDPYKPLESSVKPIDVEVVALDWKWLFIYPELGIASVNQLAIPVGTPVNFRITSDSVMNSFFIPQLGGQVYAMAGMQTRLHLIADEPGNYAGTSANFSGRGFSDMKFRTLAEPREQFDAWVQKVKASPDRLDATVYGTVAQPSEKAPVRYFSSVDPRLFHNIIAKYNDGHVLDLKDAACGTKG